In Fluviispira sanaruensis, a genomic segment contains:
- a CDS encoding DedA family protein, which yields MLDSLIEFFTTYGYIAVFGVLLLCGFGLPIPEDITLVAGGVISSVACAVDGTFMQALQSCHQVHLMFAVSMAGVLIGDSTMFFLGYIFGNKLLKVKFFARIVTQDRYNWTQSKFEKYGFWFIFAARFMPGLRSPIYVVTGITRKVSYIKFILTDGLAAIISVPLWVYLGFWGQRQLTGSSELEHYVKKGQMGIITIIGIAIVSLIIIWYIKKKIKEKTNI from the coding sequence TTGTTAGATAGCCTTATCGAATTTTTTACAACTTATGGTTATATCGCTGTATTTGGTGTTCTTTTGCTTTGTGGATTTGGCCTACCTATTCCTGAAGATATTACCTTAGTTGCGGGTGGAGTTATCTCCTCTGTTGCTTGCGCCGTGGATGGGACATTTATGCAGGCCCTTCAATCTTGTCATCAGGTGCATTTAATGTTTGCAGTTTCCATGGCAGGCGTGTTGATTGGTGATAGCACAATGTTTTTTTTAGGATATATATTTGGCAATAAACTTTTAAAAGTAAAGTTTTTTGCTCGTATCGTGACACAAGATCGTTATAATTGGACCCAAAGCAAATTTGAAAAATATGGTTTTTGGTTTATTTTTGCAGCACGCTTTATGCCTGGACTCCGCTCACCTATTTACGTCGTTACGGGGATCACCCGCAAAGTTTCTTATATTAAATTTATTTTAACAGATGGACTTGCTGCTATTATCAGCGTGCCTCTTTGGGTCTATTTAGGTTTTTGGGGGCAAAGACAATTGACAGGTTCATCTGAGCTTGAGCATTATGTTAAAAAAGGGCAGATGGGTATCATTACCATAATAGGCATAGCAATTGTAAGTCTAATTATTATCTGGTATATAAAGAAAAAAATAAAAGAAAAAACAAATATATAA
- a CDS encoding ATP-binding cassette domain-containing protein has product MIEVNNLKLYGKTQNIRLEIPQLKFHSPGITALVGHNGAGKSSLLRLMAGLDKPDLGSVIYLAKDIFKHFELLKDKIHLISWNLELYQGLTTADHLKLIKSLAQNWNSEIENALLRDLAVPAHKRIDKLSRGEQVRFRLLLSLPRMPMVILLDEVTNELDTDSRRTIFKKLDAYSYDTGAQVVVATNMVEDIERYATDIILLKKGKVILQSALDAIKEEHRTSFEEIMRIYERKDC; this is encoded by the coding sequence ATGATCGAAGTAAATAATTTAAAGCTATATGGCAAAACGCAAAATATAAGACTCGAGATTCCTCAACTTAAATTCCACTCGCCGGGTATTACGGCACTTGTTGGACACAATGGAGCAGGAAAATCGTCTCTGCTTAGATTGATGGCGGGTTTGGATAAACCGGATCTTGGCTCAGTTATTTATTTGGCAAAAGATATATTTAAGCATTTTGAATTATTGAAAGATAAAATTCATCTTATCTCTTGGAATCTTGAACTTTATCAAGGGCTCACAACTGCTGATCATCTTAAATTGATCAAGTCACTTGCGCAAAATTGGAATAGCGAAATTGAAAATGCTCTCTTACGGGATCTCGCTGTGCCTGCACATAAGCGCATCGATAAACTCTCCCGCGGTGAGCAAGTGCGTTTTCGCTTGTTATTAAGTTTGCCAAGAATGCCGATGGTGATTCTATTGGATGAAGTGACCAATGAATTAGACACGGATTCCAGAAGAACTATTTTTAAGAAGTTGGATGCATATTCTTACGATACAGGAGCCCAAGTGGTTGTCGCCACGAATATGGTCGAAGATATAGAGAGATATGCAACAGATATTATCCTTTTAAAAAAAGGGAAAGTTATTCTTCAAAGTGCACTAGATGCCATTAAAGAGGAGCATAGAACAAGCTTTGAAGAAATAATGCGAATTTATGAAAGAAAGGATTGTTAA
- a CDS encoding nitrilase-related carbon-nitrogen hydrolase yields MKKIEILVFFIALFISSNSSYFSSGFNNTGFLIWFAATPIFLYSFFNNYKRTALLALISFFIGSLSYFEYFKTLPDIILTLIFKSLVYSCLILLSKYIFLLNKKWYLVFFPPSLFAFTEFIFSLISDHGTFGSLAYSQIDNLPLIQIVSIAGLYAVTFLIYLFSFSLAQAIYILVINGCKKSLISFLPTFIIFLSVIIFGFWRINSLEDNKSEKIKVGLASIDSLFALSFIPNEKTATEVIHKYLALIPALKKDGAQIIVFPEKIVTLTTKYESSIANLIAESAKKNDVMIIIGIRRMNIDNKNYNSAWIFSQEGVLTTTYNKNYLLPGFEIKTKNSLPELTPGKSFLGFNYEQNKFGIAICKDMDFQATALANSEQKASIVFVPALDFVTDAWLHGKIAIFRGIEGGFSVVRAPAQGILMVSDETGKILSKITTSETKTTYAIVAVPLGKGDTFFSKYPHLFLYILGVNSFLLILLSIPIKKPKTAKI; encoded by the coding sequence ATGAAGAAAATTGAAATTTTGGTATTTTTTATTGCACTTTTTATAAGTTCGAACAGCTCATATTTTTCTTCGGGTTTTAATAATACGGGTTTTTTAATTTGGTTTGCAGCCACACCAATTTTTCTTTATTCTTTTTTTAATAATTATAAAAGGACTGCATTACTAGCTCTTATATCCTTTTTTATAGGAAGCCTAAGCTATTTTGAATATTTTAAAACATTGCCTGATATTATTTTAACTCTTATTTTCAAATCATTAGTTTATTCGTGTCTTATTTTGTTAAGTAAATATATATTTTTATTAAACAAAAAATGGTATCTCGTATTTTTCCCACCTTCGCTCTTTGCCTTTACAGAATTTATTTTTTCACTCATATCAGACCATGGAACTTTTGGCAGTTTAGCATACAGTCAAATTGATAATCTACCGTTAATTCAGATTGTTTCCATTGCAGGGTTATATGCCGTTACCTTTTTAATTTATCTATTCTCTTTTTCTTTAGCACAAGCAATCTATATTTTGGTAATAAATGGCTGCAAAAAATCACTTATATCTTTTCTACCCACTTTTATCATTTTTCTCTCTGTAATTATATTTGGCTTCTGGCGAATAAATTCATTGGAAGACAATAAATCAGAAAAAATTAAAGTTGGATTAGCCTCCATCGATAGTTTATTTGCATTATCTTTTATCCCAAATGAAAAAACTGCAACCGAAGTAATTCATAAATATTTAGCACTCATTCCAGCTCTTAAGAAGGATGGTGCACAAATTATAGTCTTCCCGGAAAAAATTGTAACCCTAACAACTAAGTATGAATCTTCAATTGCAAACTTAATTGCAGAATCGGCCAAGAAAAATGATGTGATGATAATCATAGGGATTCGTCGCATGAATATAGACAATAAAAATTATAATTCTGCCTGGATATTTTCTCAAGAAGGTGTTCTCACAACAACATATAATAAAAATTATTTATTACCAGGTTTCGAAATAAAGACAAAGAATAGCTTGCCTGAATTGACGCCAGGTAAGAGTTTTTTAGGTTTTAACTATGAGCAAAATAAGTTTGGAATTGCCATCTGTAAAGATATGGATTTTCAAGCAACAGCACTGGCAAACTCAGAGCAAAAAGCCAGCATTGTTTTTGTCCCCGCTTTGGATTTTGTTACAGACGCCTGGTTACACGGAAAAATAGCAATTTTTAGAGGTATTGAGGGTGGATTTTCAGTCGTACGCGCTCCCGCTCAAGGAATATTAATGGTGAGTGATGAAACAGGAAAAATATTAAGCAAGATAACGACCTCAGAAACAAAAACAACCTATGCTATAGTGGCTGTTCCTTTAGGAAAGGGTGATACTTTTTTTTCAAAATATCCACATTTATTTTTATATATTTTAGGGGTAAATAGTTTTTTATTGATTTTATTAAGTATTCCTATTAAAAAACCTAAGACTGCAAAAATTTAA
- a CDS encoding chemotaxis protein CheX — protein MSSQNPLEKKLDRYYEDIMNKIMEILQTQKDLLGEEKDLKKDVAKLKEHVLEIKTNIQAIEAKLSSKSSGISHVSGSHQPHPPLGTSIASAATLSSAAGSNQGQQTGAHLPASSKSLKDFLAQEFAIFDVKVLNAFIKSTKEVIKTNTKNDPTFLKPVIEAGMTLPIVIAGKMPLSRDKGKGAMAFSMALEAAQAITKAVFMMPEDGKVNDADIKDVTSEICNQICGKSKLTLKSEGYSFEIGLPEIHQGNPTELLAKLGHPKVALHFEYLKKPFFVFFWG, from the coding sequence ATGTCAAGCCAAAACCCCTTAGAAAAAAAGTTAGATAGATACTATGAAGATATTATGAATAAAATTATGGAAATTTTGCAAACACAAAAAGATCTTCTTGGCGAAGAGAAAGACTTGAAAAAGGATGTTGCTAAATTAAAGGAACATGTATTAGAAATTAAAACCAATATTCAAGCAATTGAAGCAAAATTATCAAGTAAATCTTCTGGAATAAGTCATGTGAGTGGTTCTCATCAACCTCACCCCCCTTTAGGAACTTCGATCGCAAGTGCTGCGACACTTTCGTCAGCAGCGGGTTCAAATCAAGGTCAACAAACGGGTGCTCATTTGCCTGCTTCATCAAAAAGTCTAAAAGATTTTTTGGCGCAGGAGTTTGCAATATTTGATGTAAAAGTTTTAAACGCTTTTATAAAATCAACCAAAGAAGTGATAAAAACAAATACAAAAAATGATCCAACATTTTTGAAACCTGTGATTGAAGCTGGAATGACTTTACCAATCGTTATTGCGGGAAAAATGCCCTTATCTCGCGATAAAGGAAAGGGAGCAATGGCGTTTAGTATGGCGCTAGAAGCTGCACAGGCTATTACGAAGGCAGTTTTTATGATGCCAGAGGATGGGAAGGTGAATGATGCGGATATTAAAGATGTGACAAGTGAAATTTGCAATCAAATCTGTGGAAAATCAAAATTAACTTTAAAAAGCGAAGGGTACAGTTTTGAAATTGGCTTACCCGAAATTCATCAAGGAAATCCAACAGAATTATTAGCAAAACTTGGGCATCCCAAAGTTGCTTTACATTTTGAATATTTAAAGAAACCATTTTTTGTCTTTTTTTGGGGTTAG
- a CDS encoding site-specific DNA-methyltransferase: protein MNDFFWDFYSNEKVILSEVLNSVIVGDNLFVLEKLNKYYANKIKLIYIDPPYNTKKKFVYNDNFGSHQHWSQMMKLRLEIAYKLLKEDGFIFISIDDNEVHYLRMLMDSIFGEENFRNCIVVPRGIKNVQSQFSTSQKITIGHEYLLFYSKNKNIKIKKFEFDRKELRKGIWNNHWRGTERPNLRYELFGIIPKKGQWRWSKERSEKAVENYHLMFQDLKKIFCNLLMEDLFLKQELIDNWYMENTSHGKKIDLLRLNKNNKPEHYISPSYKRMGNDVWFDIKCTGSYDLRKIIPEAHFDMPKPIDLIKRIVNLITNPLENDIILDFFAGSGTTGQAVFQQNMEDKGNRKVILVQLFKKIEGLSQYEIHSLAELAYKRLDLFIKKNNLDCSFKFLQS, encoded by the coding sequence ATGAATGACTTTTTTTGGGATTTCTATTCTAATGAAAAAGTCATTTTGAGTGAAGTGTTAAATTCCGTTATAGTTGGTGATAATCTTTTTGTCTTAGAAAAATTAAATAAATATTACGCAAATAAAATAAAACTAATTTATATCGATCCTCCTTATAATACGAAAAAAAAATTTGTATACAATGATAATTTTGGTAGCCATCAGCATTGGTCGCAGATGATGAAATTGCGCCTTGAAATTGCCTATAAATTGTTAAAAGAGGATGGATTTATTTTTATAAGTATTGATGACAATGAAGTACATTATTTACGCATGCTCATGGACAGTATTTTTGGTGAAGAAAATTTTAGAAATTGTATTGTTGTTCCAAGAGGAATAAAAAATGTTCAATCACAGTTTTCTACCTCACAAAAAATTACTATTGGGCATGAATATCTTTTATTTTATAGCAAAAATAAAAATATAAAAATTAAAAAATTTGAATTTGATCGCAAAGAATTAAGAAAAGGGATTTGGAATAACCATTGGCGAGGCACGGAAAGGCCTAATTTGCGCTATGAATTATTTGGGATTATTCCTAAAAAAGGACAATGGCGTTGGAGCAAAGAGCGCAGCGAAAAAGCAGTAGAGAATTATCATCTTATGTTTCAGGATCTAAAAAAAATATTCTGCAATTTATTAATGGAAGATTTATTTTTAAAACAAGAATTAATTGACAACTGGTACATGGAAAATACTTCACATGGCAAAAAAATTGATCTTTTGCGTTTAAATAAAAATAATAAGCCAGAGCATTATATTTCTCCCTCATATAAAAGGATGGGAAATGATGTGTGGTTTGATATAAAATGCACCGGCAGTTATGATCTCAGAAAAATAATTCCTGAAGCACATTTTGATATGCCAAAGCCAATCGATCTTATTAAAAGAATTGTGAATTTAATCACAAATCCTCTTGAAAATGATATTATATTGGATTTCTTTGCTGGCTCTGGCACCACGGGACAAGCCGTTTTTCAGCAAAACATGGAAGACAAAGGTAATAGAAAAGTTATTTTAGTTCAGCTTTTTAAAAAAATAGAGGGGCTCTCTCAATACGAAATTCATTCTTTAGCAGAGCTTGCTTATAAAAGACTCGATCTCTTTATCAAGAAAAATAACTTAGATTGTTCCTTTAAATTTTTGCAGTCTTAG
- a CDS encoding GntR family transcriptional regulator, whose translation MRLQVNPHSSIPLYAQIVEQMRNQILSGIIQAGTALPSVREISEMIEVNSLTIQKALKILEVEKFIIIRRGVGAFVSENINSLNQNQKEDLLKPSLSNIVSHARELGVEQDRFQALVEECWSGQEI comes from the coding sequence ATGAGGCTTCAAGTAAATCCGCATTCTTCAATTCCTCTCTATGCCCAAATTGTCGAGCAAATGAGAAATCAAATTCTCTCTGGCATCATTCAAGCTGGTACCGCTTTGCCTTCTGTACGTGAAATTTCAGAAATGATTGAAGTGAATTCACTGACAATTCAAAAAGCTCTTAAAATATTAGAAGTTGAAAAATTTATCATCATTCGTCGTGGTGTGGGTGCCTTTGTTTCCGAAAATATTAACTCGCTCAATCAAAATCAAAAAGAAGATCTTCTTAAACCTAGTTTGAGCAATATTGTATCGCATGCGCGTGAGTTAGGTGTTGAACAAGATAGATTTCAAGCTCTCGTTGAGGAATGTTGGAGTGGACAAGAAATATGA
- the dnaK gene encoding molecular chaperone DnaK translates to MSKIIGIDLGTTNSVVAVMENGKPIVIANQEGERTTPSVVAYTRDGEFIVGRAARNQAVTNPRNTIYSAKRFIGSHYAERTEEANKMPYTVKKGPSDKILFEIGGKDMAPPEISAKVLQKLKEAAESYLGQTVTKAVITVPAYFNDSQRQATKDAGKIAGLEVLRIINEPTAAALAYGLDKKTNQKIAVYDFGGGTFDVSVLEVGDNVVEVLSTNGDTHLGGDNVDERLIDFLVAEFKKQTSMDVSKDPMAMQRLKEAAEKAKIELSSQTKVDINLPYLTADQTGPKHLAVSLMRSQFEQMIMDIIDKTIEPCRSALRDANLSIDQIDEVVMVGGSTRIPLVGEKVKAFFKKEPNRSVNPDEVVAVGAAVQAGVLGGEVKDVLLLDVTPLSLGIETLGGVFTKLIERNSTIPKRASQIFSTAADNQTSVEIGVFQGEREMARDNRSLGRFNLSEIPSAPRGVPQIEVTFDIDANGILNVSAKDLGTSKEQKITVTNSGGLSEADIKRMMEEAERHAAEDKTRRETIDVRNKLDSIIFQTEKNLRENGDKLPAEMKSSLETELASARSVLETKSEDKVALEAAIASLEAKAHKLAEEMYKNTGAQPGGAQTADDTNNKQNNSKNKDGVVDAEFESNS, encoded by the coding sequence ATGAGTAAAATTATTGGTATTGACTTAGGTACAACCAACTCAGTTGTTGCAGTTATGGAAAACGGCAAACCCATCGTAATTGCTAATCAAGAAGGCGAGCGCACCACTCCCTCTGTTGTAGCATATACACGAGACGGTGAATTTATTGTAGGCCGCGCTGCACGTAACCAAGCCGTGACAAACCCACGCAATACTATTTACTCTGCAAAACGCTTTATCGGCAGCCACTATGCAGAGCGCACAGAAGAAGCCAACAAAATGCCATACACTGTAAAAAAAGGTCCTAGTGATAAGATCTTATTTGAAATTGGCGGCAAAGATATGGCTCCTCCAGAGATTTCTGCGAAGGTTCTTCAAAAATTAAAAGAAGCAGCAGAAAGTTATCTTGGCCAAACAGTAACAAAAGCGGTGATCACTGTTCCGGCTTACTTTAATGACTCACAAAGACAAGCAACTAAAGATGCTGGTAAAATCGCAGGACTTGAAGTTCTTCGTATTATTAACGAACCAACCGCAGCGGCTCTTGCATACGGTCTTGACAAGAAAACAAACCAAAAAATTGCTGTTTATGACTTTGGTGGTGGTACTTTCGACGTATCTGTACTTGAAGTTGGTGACAACGTTGTTGAAGTTCTTTCTACAAACGGTGACACACACCTTGGCGGTGACAACGTGGATGAACGCCTCATCGACTTCCTCGTTGCTGAATTTAAAAAACAAACATCCATGGACGTCTCTAAAGACCCTATGGCTATGCAACGCTTAAAAGAAGCTGCTGAAAAAGCTAAGATTGAACTCTCTAGCCAAACTAAAGTTGATATCAATCTTCCTTATTTGACTGCTGACCAAACAGGCCCTAAACACTTGGCTGTGAGCCTTATGCGCTCCCAGTTTGAACAAATGATCATGGATATTATTGACAAAACTATAGAGCCTTGCCGCAGCGCTTTGCGTGACGCAAACCTCAGTATCGATCAAATTGACGAAGTTGTTATGGTCGGTGGCTCCACTCGTATTCCTTTGGTTGGCGAAAAAGTAAAAGCATTCTTCAAAAAAGAACCAAACCGCTCTGTGAACCCTGACGAAGTTGTTGCAGTGGGAGCAGCCGTTCAAGCAGGCGTTCTCGGTGGAGAAGTGAAAGACGTTCTCTTGCTCGACGTAACTCCGCTCAGCCTCGGAATTGAAACTTTAGGCGGCGTATTTACAAAGCTTATTGAACGCAATAGCACCATTCCAAAGCGTGCAAGCCAAATTTTCTCTACGGCTGCAGATAATCAAACAAGCGTTGAAATTGGTGTTTTCCAAGGTGAACGCGAAATGGCACGCGACAACCGCTCACTCGGCCGCTTCAATTTATCTGAAATTCCTTCTGCACCACGTGGCGTTCCACAAATCGAAGTGACTTTCGATATCGACGCAAACGGGATTTTGAATGTTTCCGCAAAAGATCTTGGGACAAGTAAAGAACAAAAAATCACTGTGACAAACTCGGGTGGACTTTCTGAAGCTGACATCAAACGCATGATGGAAGAAGCAGAACGTCATGCTGCTGAAGACAAAACACGTCGTGAAACAATCGACGTACGCAACAAGCTTGACAGCATTATTTTCCAAACAGAAAAGAATCTCCGTGAAAATGGTGACAAACTTCCTGCAGAAATGAAGTCATCGCTTGAAACTGAACTTGCAAGCGCTCGCTCTGTTCTCGAAACAAAGAGCGAAGACAAAGTTGCTCTCGAAGCCGCAATTGCTTCTCTCGAAGCAAAAGCACACAAGCTTGCTGAAGAAATGTATAAAAACACAGGCGCGCAACCAGGCGGCGCACAGACAGCAGACGATACAAACAACAAGCAAAATAATTCCAAAAATAAAGATGGAGTTGTTGACGCTGAGTTTGAATCCAATTCATAA
- a CDS encoding hydrolase has translation MQKYNNKILSDFKPIWWMRNRHLQTLFPALFSCQKNLLLNRETIYLPDHDFIEVDWTANKQEDKPLILLLHGLEGSSNSSYIRRTMQKAIDSGFRAVCMHFRGCSGVQNKLRRAYHAGETEDLNFFINYLRQKEKIKSQVFIVGFSLGGNVLLKWLSENNENEFISSAVAVSVPFELENSAQKMNKGFSRLYQWWLLKSLKNNLLKNNRYKDFNLSKEEIVSIKNFWEFDDKITARIHGFKGAKDYYNKSSSRQYLSLIKHNTLIIHSLDDPFMSAACVPHQTELSQSIQLELTSHGGHVGFISWHSLLIPMYWLEARIIKFCLAQIKI, from the coding sequence ACAGACGTTATTTCCCGCTCTTTTTTCATGTCAAAAAAATCTTTTATTAAACCGTGAAACCATTTATTTGCCAGATCATGATTTTATTGAAGTTGACTGGACGGCAAATAAACAGGAAGACAAACCGCTCATTTTGCTTTTGCATGGATTAGAAGGATCCTCGAATTCTTCTTATATTAGACGGACAATGCAGAAAGCGATTGATTCTGGTTTTCGCGCTGTATGTATGCATTTTAGAGGGTGTTCAGGCGTGCAAAATAAATTGCGCAGAGCTTATCACGCAGGAGAAACTGAAGATCTCAATTTTTTTATTAATTATTTAAGGCAAAAGGAAAAAATAAAATCTCAGGTATTTATTGTCGGTTTTTCTTTAGGCGGTAATGTTTTATTGAAATGGTTATCTGAAAATAATGAAAATGAATTTATTTCATCTGCAGTGGCTGTTTCAGTTCCATTTGAATTAGAAAATTCTGCTCAGAAAATGAACAAAGGTTTTTCAAGATTATATCAATGGTGGTTACTTAAAAGTTTAAAAAATAATTTGCTTAAAAATAATCGCTATAAAGATTTTAATTTATCTAAAGAAGAAATTGTTAGCATTAAGAATTTTTGGGAATTTGATGATAAAATAACTGCCCGTATTCATGGATTTAAGGGGGCTAAAGATTATTATAACAAATCAAGCTCAAGACAATATTTATCTCTTATCAAACATAATACGCTCATCATTCATTCACTTGACGATCCTTTTATGAGTGCGGCTTGTGTGCCACATCAAACTGAATTATCTCAATCAATTCAATTGGAATTGACATCGCACGGCGGGCATGTCGGTTTTATTTCTTGGCATTCTCTTTTAATTCCAATGTATTGGCTAGAAGCAAGAATAATAAAGTTTTGTCTTGCTCAAATTAAAATTTAA
- a CDS encoding site-2 protease family protein, whose translation MGSFSESTIAFGILKYLGFLIAIISSQAAIAIMARRRGDNSMQTSSMATLNPVPHIDPLGTVIFPIITILMNSPIVFGWPKRFNIDTRSFRNIKKDINIIYLSGIGMNFIIAIICMLLLRFSGMGVILPTNLLDFTKPELQIGLIVSLIGISNITIGALSLLPMPGLPGWNILINNLPYKSANTVSNNANMISIAGLLLIVFGALNFFFKFFFYLFILGTN comes from the coding sequence ATGGGATCTTTTTCAGAGTCTACAATAGCATTTGGTATTTTAAAATATTTAGGATTTTTAATAGCTATTATATCGAGTCAAGCTGCTATTGCCATTATGGCAAGAAGAAGGGGCGATAATTCGATGCAAACAAGTTCTATGGCGACCCTTAATCCTGTCCCACATATTGATCCATTGGGCACAGTGATATTTCCAATAATTACTATTTTAATGAATTCCCCAATCGTCTTTGGTTGGCCAAAAAGATTTAATATCGATACACGCTCATTTAGAAATATTAAAAAAGACATAAATATTATTTATTTGTCTGGTATTGGGATGAATTTTATAATCGCAATTATTTGTATGCTTTTATTGCGTTTTAGTGGCATGGGAGTGATTTTACCAACGAATTTATTAGACTTCACAAAGCCCGAGTTACAAATTGGCTTAATCGTTTCATTAATCGGGATATCAAATATAACAATTGGGGCTTTATCACTTTTGCCGATGCCAGGTCTGCCTGGTTGGAATATTCTTATCAATAATTTGCCATATAAATCTGCCAATACAGTGAGTAACAATGCAAATATGATATCGATTGCAGGGTTATTGCTGATTGTGTTTGGCGCTTTAAATTTCTTTTTTAAATTTTTCTTTTATTTATTTATATTAGGAACTAATTGA
- a CDS encoding tetratricopeptide repeat protein has product MTQFAFNHIMVVDDDPDILSQVEKIFVKLGNKNYKTFLSADKALKELEESQEFYDLVIVDVRMPIFSGIALVQYIKTHSEKKVRETFCVPLVGSIGREDKAILSEFSFFETVTKPIAEKAFIARLEELGEQHKNPNSDKNFQTQFNNALIDKKYKQAEDLILPRIKQDPKSLRYLTLYAELLLRAQQIKKAEEFLNKVLKIDQNHIMALNLMSKVYIKTNRFDDAMKVLEKAKLYSPHNIDRLLVIGELHLGSGEADKAEENFSSILKLNPNDERATYGLGRALATQGKTDESKKVLANLKKGAELASFFNNKGILLVKAGKYGEGVTLYKNAIKVLDDQVREHLLLYNIALAYSKLGDNPKALDYAKKAMEKSPKEYTKPQKLLDRLQKEAKGDPAQTPKPQEAPTPESKEKYLLTGAQMDFIMGGFEEVKAPETPAPSPAGEEEFITFGT; this is encoded by the coding sequence ATGACACAATTTGCATTTAATCATATTATGGTTGTCGATGACGATCCAGATATTCTTTCACAAGTTGAAAAAATATTTGTTAAATTAGGAAATAAAAATTACAAAACATTTTTAAGTGCTGATAAAGCACTCAAGGAATTAGAAGAGTCACAAGAGTTTTATGATTTAGTGATCGTCGATGTGCGTATGCCAATTTTTTCGGGTATAGCCCTTGTTCAATATATAAAAACTCATTCTGAAAAAAAAGTTAGAGAGACATTTTGCGTTCCATTAGTTGGGAGTATTGGCAGAGAAGATAAGGCCATTCTTTCTGAATTTAGTTTTTTTGAAACAGTCACTAAGCCTATTGCAGAAAAGGCATTTATTGCGCGTCTCGAAGAATTAGGTGAACAACATAAAAATCCCAATAGTGATAAAAATTTTCAAACTCAATTTAACAATGCTCTTATCGATAAAAAATATAAACAAGCTGAAGATCTTATTTTGCCAAGAATTAAGCAAGATCCAAAATCTCTTCGCTATTTGACTTTATATGCTGAACTCTTACTAAGAGCTCAACAAATAAAAAAAGCGGAAGAGTTTTTAAATAAAGTTCTTAAAATTGACCAGAATCATATTATGGCTCTAAACTTGATGTCAAAAGTATATATTAAAACAAATCGCTTTGACGATGCCATGAAAGTTCTTGAAAAAGCAAAATTATACAGTCCACATAATATCGATCGATTGCTTGTGATTGGCGAACTGCATTTAGGATCTGGAGAAGCTGATAAAGCTGAAGAAAACTTTAGTTCTATTTTAAAACTAAATCCAAATGATGAACGCGCAACTTATGGTTTAGGACGCGCGCTCGCAACTCAAGGCAAAACGGATGAAAGTAAAAAAGTTCTAGCAAACTTAAAAAAAGGAGCTGAACTTGCAAGTTTTTTTAATAACAAAGGAATCCTTTTAGTCAAAGCCGGAAAATATGGTGAAGGCGTTACTTTATATAAAAATGCTATTAAAGTTTTAGATGACCAAGTAAGAGAACATTTATTACTATATAATATTGCCCTCGCATATTCAAAACTAGGCGATAATCCAAAAGCATTAGATTATGCAAAAAAAGCAATGGAAAAATCCCCTAAAGAATATACTAAACCTCAAAAACTTTTAGATCGATTACAAAAAGAAGCTAAAGGAGATCCTGCACAAACTCCTAAACCCCAAGAAGCACCAACTCCAGAAAGCAAAGAAAAATATTTATTGACAGGTGCACAAATGGATTTCATTATGGGTGGATTTGAAGAAGTTAAAGCACCAGAAACACCCGCTCCCTCACCAGCCGGCGAGGAAGAGTTTATCACCTTTGGGACTTGA